From Gossypium raimondii isolate GPD5lz chromosome 11, ASM2569854v1, whole genome shotgun sequence:
TAATAAGAGTTTACTGACCAGAACATAACACAGGCAGAGAGTTACCATCGCCCACATACACCCTACCTGGTCCATGACGAGAGGTGGTATCACCAAGGAACTCCACCGAGTGAGTGAGATGATGTGTTGCCCCAGAATTAGGGTACCAAGCAGAATCTCCAACCGTATCCGAAGTAGCAACCATTGCATGTGGTGGAGGAGCAGGTACAGCCACAAATGAACCCTGTTGCACTGAGTTACTAACAAATGAGTTTGGCCAGCTAGAGGGAGAAGGTACCTGATATGACCAGTTAGAGGATGGAACCATAGAAGGAGCAATCATACAAACATTAGCTTGTGGAGGGGCCTATAGTTGGTGCTCTTATAGGACGAATCAAACCGATAGTAGCAACAGTCCACAAGATGCTCGATTTTACCACACAATTGTCATTAAAATCGTGTGCTGGAAGAACGACCACGTCCGCGAACACGAGAGTTAGATGGTCGATAAGTCTGTGTTGAACTATCTGTAGTAGAACCAGCAGACTGTTGAGAAACAAGGTTCACAGAGCTAGGGACCTCAGCCATTAACACTTGATGTCGAGACTCGGCATCAATCAGCATAGTCATGACACTCTAAAGACTGTACAACGTTGGGCTGGCTACAATGATAGAAACAATTGGCTCATACTCAGCTGGTAGCCCATTTAAGATTGCTGTGATATGTTCATGTTCGCTGATGATTTCCCCACAACTAGCCAAGTTATCACAAAAACACTTAATCTTCATTAAAAACTCTCGCATAGAAAGATCACCTTTGTGCTGTGAATACATAGCACGACGATAGAACATTAGCCGTGAAGTAGACTTACTTCCATACAAGGACACAATAGCGTTCCAGATCTGCGCACTTGTATCTAGTCCAATGAGATGAGGTAAAACTGTTGTACTAACTGAAGACAAGAGCCAAGAAGCAAGCGCACTATCTTGCTGTTAAAACCtttcaaaatcaacattttctTGAGACACCCAATTATCATCAAGAACTGTCGAGGGAGGCGGAACAGTATGTAAATCAAGAAACCTTTGCAGTTTATAAGCTTTTACTGCCAAAAGAATTTGCTGACGCCACAAAAGATAGTTAGAATCATCAAGAAGCACACTAACCTTCTTGGTTGAGAAAAACTTACTATCAACAACACCAGCAGATGGTTGAGAGGCCATCGTGGGAACAACAGAGTGAGCAACAGAAGGACTCAACGAAGGATCCATGCGAACAACAGACGCATTACAACCTTAACCCAGGAAAAATCTAACCTCTGATACCATGTTGAATTATACTTAACAAGTATTAACTGATGAATATTATCAGTATTGTATTCCCATAAGGGTTCTCAGTACATGTATTTATACAGCAGTGATAACTGCAACTTCCTTAACTAACTAACTGCTTACTAACTACTGACTTGACAACTGACTAACTTCCTTATAATACTCTAACAATAACTACTCTTTGGAATAGGTGGAATAAtagaaacaattttattttcagaGGTAAAGAGGACGAAGCTAGGGTGGTTTGGGAGAGAGCTGTAACCTTGTGTCA
This genomic window contains:
- the LOC105801225 gene encoding uncharacterized protein LOC105801225, whose product is MDPSLSPSVAHSVVPTMASQPSAGVVDSKFFSTKKQDSALASWLLSSVSTTVLPHLIGLDTSAQIWNAIVSLYGSKSTSRLMFYRRAMYSQHKGDLSMREFLMKIKCFCDNLASCGEIISEHEHITAILNGLPAEYEPIVSIIVASPTLYSL